The Lucilia cuprina isolate Lc7/37 chromosome 5, ASM2204524v1, whole genome shotgun sequence genome includes a window with the following:
- the LOC111685709 gene encoding protein phosphatase methylesterase 1 has protein sequence MSNLQRTMLKGRLPPTIPSSRIGRSDSFKKSRVRDFKPSLWSEFFDEKDDVVVDEKRTFRIYRTKQPEKPGPVLLLLHGGGYSGLTWAHFCMEITNMIHCQCLSIDLRGHGDTQTDDEDDLSADTLAKDIGDLLLKIYPANMPPIYIVGHSMGGAIAVHFASMELISNIIGITVIDVVEGTAMEALASMQSFLRSRPQYFKSIPNAIEWCIRSGQIRNLDSAKISMPGQIINCTTKKLATNELPLAEDDEETEAAGTTKYIHPFSISEDEEVTGETTPTEVNKKELDFKKPLASHDENNKKYTWRIDLSKSEKYWIGWFSGLSEKFLNLRLPKQLLLASIDGLDKALTVGQMQGRFQMQVLARCGHAVHEDRPHEVAEVLSGYLIRNRCAEAAGDFRCHLPAC, from the exons atgtcCAACTTACAGAGAACCATGTTGAAAGGTCGTTTGCCACCCACCATACCCAGCAGTCGCATAGGAAGaag CGATTCATTTAAAAAGTCACGAGTTCGTGATTTTAAACCCTCTTTGTGGAGTGAATTCTTTGACGAAAAGGATGACGTAGTTGTGGATGAGAAACGTACTTTTCGCATCTATCGCACAAAGCAACCGGAAAAGCCGGGACCAGTTTTACTGCTACTACACGGTGGTGGTTATTCGGGTCTAACATGGGCTCatttttgt atGGAGATTACCAATATGATACATTGCCAATGTTTATCCATTGATTTACGTGGTCATGGCGATACTCAAACGGATGATGAAGATGATTTGTCGGCCGATACTTTGGCCAA AGATATTGGTGatctattgttaaaaatttacccAGCTAATATGCCTCCCATTTACATAGTGGGTCATTCAATGGGTGGTGCTATTGCGGTACATTTCGCCAGTATGGAATTGATATCAAATATAATTGGTATCACAGTCATCGATGTGGTAGAAGGAACAGCTATGGAGGCCTTAGCCAGCATGCAAAGTTTTTTAAGATCTCGACCCCAGTACTTTAAAAGTATACCGAATGCCATTGAGTGGTGTATACGCAGTGGACAAATACGTAATTTAGACAGTGCCAAAATCTCAATGCCAGGACAAATTATTAA TTGTACAACGAAAAAATTAGCCACAAATGAATTACCACTTGCTGAGGATGATGAAGAGACTGAAGCTGCTGGTACCACTAAATATATACATCCCTTTAGTATTTCTGAAGATGAGGAAGTAACGGGTGAAACTACACCCACTGAggttaataaaaaagaattggATTTTAAAAAACCCTTAGCTTCCcatgatgaaaataataaaaa ATACACCTGGCGCATTGATTTGTCTAAATCGGAAAAATACTGGATTGGTTGGTTCTCGGGTTTGAGTGAGAAATTCCTAAACTTACGTCTACCCAAGCAATTGCTTTTGGCCAGCATTGATGGCCTGGACAAAGCCCTAACTGTTGGCCAAATGCAAGGACGCTTTCAAATGCAAGTTTTGGCCCGCTGTGGTCATGCTGTCCATGAGGATCGTCCCCATGAAGTGGCCGAAGTGCTAAGTGGTTATTTGATTAGAAATCGTTGTGCCGAGGCTGCTGGTGATTTTCGCTGCCATTTGCCAGCTtgttaa